ACGCGAGTGAGAGAGCGTCGCGTGGGGCGGCGTCTCAGTCGTCGCCCGTCGCGCCCGCGTCCGCGCCGCCCTCGATATGGACTAACTCCTCGACGGGCGGAATCTCCGCAGTCGAGTCGGTGATAATCTCGATGCGGCGGGCCACCTTCTCGCTGGCGTACTCGACGAGCGCGTTCGGGTCCAGTCCGCCCTGTCCGCCGCCGGAGGCGTTCGGGTCCGGTCCGACGGCCTCGGCGACGAGCGGCAGCAGGTCAGACAGCGTCTCGTTCACGATGTCGGGGTCGACGCCCGCCTCGACGAGGTCCTGCACCTCGTGCATCCCGAAGCCGACGTGGCGACCCTCGTCGCTGCGGATGTAGCTGATTCCCTCGACCAACCCTTCGAGGTGGAGGTTCCCCTCCGCGCCGAGGTCCGGGCCCGACGGTGAGTAGGCCGCCTGAATCCCGTAGTAGCCCGTCTGTGCCAGCACCGACTCCACGGCGAGGTGGTAGTGGCAGTACGCCTCCACGAGCGCCTCGTCGGAGTCGTCCTCGAGCAGAGTGTGCATCGCGGCCTCGGTGCGGTCGAACAGCTCCTCGTAGCCGTCGCGGAAGTACCGCTCGTCGGTCGGCGCGGTCACCTCGAACCCCTTCGCCTCGGCGACGGGGTCGATGACCTCCCGCCAGTAGCGGTCGAAGAAGGCGGTGTGTTTCGCCTCCTCGTAAATCTGGGTCGTCACGAACATCTGCTTCTCGATGTCGTCGAGCCGCATACACAGCGGCGCGAGGTCCTCGGTGACGGCCTCCTCGCCGGCTCCGAAGGCGGCCAGCGTCCCGCGAAGCCCGTCGAACAGCGGCTCGGTAATGCCGCTCTCGATCAGCCGTTCGCGGTCCTGTTCGAGCAGTTCGTCGGCGATGTCCTCGTAGGGGTCCCAGTGGCGGTAGACGGCGTTGCGGAAGTAGCCCGACGCGAACGAGTCGGGGTCGAGACGGTGCGCTCGCGTGTCGTCGCTGTAGCGACTCATACCCCTGGGTTCGGGTACATCATGATAATCATTGTGAAACTTGGTACCGATTCACAAGAGTTTCCGGACGCGACGCCCCCGTCGGCCCTCCGGCCGCGTGGACCCCACTTACAGGCGGGCCTGCGGCATAATCCGTGGATGGTCGGCGACGACGCCGTCGACGCCCCACGATTCGAGCGCGGCGGCGTCGTCCTGACAGCCGACGCCCCACGCGTTGACACAGAAGCCCTCGTTGTGGGCGGTGGCGACGAGCCACCCGTCACACGTCTCGACGGTGGGATTCAGATACGCGCAGTCGGTTTCGCGGGCGAACTCCAGGCCGACCTCGGCGTCGCCGTCGAACCGGTAGGCGCGGGGCACCTCGGGCGCGATGCCACGACACCCTTCGAGTTCGTGGGCGATACCGGAGGAGACGGTGACGTGTACGTCGGCGCGGTCGGCGAGCCGGAGCGCGTCGTGGGCCAGCCCGATTTCGTGGAGGTCGAGCGTGACGCCGACCGACGGCGGGACGGCCTGCAGCGCGGCGTCGAGCGTCGGAATCTGCTCCTCGCCGAGGACGGTCAACGACTGTAGCTCCGAGAGGGTGTGGCGACACACCGCTCCCGTGCCGTCGGTGACGCGGTCGACGGTGGGGTCGTGGATGGCGACGAGTTCGCCGGAATCACACCGGCGAACGTCGATAGTGACCTCGTCTGCCCGGCGGCTCGCACGTTCGATGGCCGAAATCGTGTTTTCAGGGGCGGTCGCAGCGAATCCGCGATGTGCGATGAGCCGCATCTTACCAGTGACCACGTCCAGAGACGTAAATGGGTGTCGGAGAAATCGAGGGCTTCGGGACCGCTCGCAGCGGAATACACCGGAAACTGGTTTCGAGTTGCAGAAACATCTATACGTACTCGCTGACACGCCGACGAACGCTTTTGCCCCGGTCGGTCGAAGGGGGGCCATGCGCGCCGCACGCTATCACGAGCACGGAGGTCCCGAACGGCTCACCGTTGAGGACGTCGAGCGACCAGAACCCGCCGCGGACGAACTCCTCGTCCGGGTCACGGCCGCCGGCATCAATCCCGTCGACACCTACTTCCGGGAAGGGAGCTACCCGGTTCCGGAACTGCCGTGGATTCCCGGCTCCGACGCCGCCGGCGAGGTGGTCGCGGTCGGGAGCGACGTGACCGACTTCGAGACCGGCCAGCGGGTCTACGCGACCGGACTCGGACGCACCACGCCGGGCGCGTGTGCGGAGTACGCCGCCGTGCCGACCGACCTCGCCGCGCCGCTTCCGGACGGCGTCGGCGACGCAGAGGCCGCGGCGCTCGCGCTCGTCGGCACGACCGCGTGGCAGGCGTTCGTCCACCACGGCGACATCACCCCTGGCGACGAGGTGCTCGTCCACGGGGCAAACGGCGGAGTCGGCCACGTCGCCGTGCAGTTGGCCCGCGCGATGGGCGCAGACGTGACGGCGACGGCGAAGCCACGGTACCACGACGAGGTGGAGCGACTCGGCGCGGCGACGGCGCTGGACTACGCCCGCAGCGACCTCGCGAGTGCCCTCGCCGAGGTGTGTGAGCCGTCGCTCGTCCTCGGAACCGTGGTCGACCGCACCATCGAGACCGACGCCGAGGTGCTCGCCGACGGTGGCCGCATCGTCGCTATCGGCAACACGGAGCCGACGGTCGCGTTCCCGATGGGACCGGGCAAAGGGAAGGATATCCGACTCCAGGCGATGTCGATGTTCAACACGCCGGACACGAGCGCCGTCCTGTCGCGACTCGCCGGCATGGTGGCGCGGAATGATCTCGAGCCGGTCGTCGCACGCGAGTACGCGCTCGACGACATCGACGATGCACACCGCGACGTGCTCACCGACTCGGTGCTCGGAAAGTTCGTCGTGACGCCCTAAGAGAAGTCGACGTAGGAGGTGTCTTCACCGACGTTGTCCTTTCCCGGGGTTGGTGCCTCGTCGGCGACGGTCGCGGGGTCGGCCGGTTCGAGCGCCGCGATGGCGTAGTAGCTCGCCCCTTCGGGAATGTAGACGTTCAACTCGAGGTCGCGCTTCTCGCCGGGACCGACCTCGAACTCGCGGGACTCCACCTTCCAGATGGCGCGGTCGTACTCGTCGTAGAAGGCGAGCGATATCATCGCGTCCGAGCGCTCGCCGTTGTTGATGAGTTGGCCGTGGAGCGTGGCCTCGCCGGTGGTTTCAACGTCCGCCGTCTCGCCGTCTCGTTCGAGTCGCCCGTTCGCGACGTGGAGGGTGCGCGACGACTCCCTCCGTGCGTGTCTGTAGTTCGCGAACCGGTTTTGAATCGTCTTGGCCCACATCTCGGCGTCGTCGTCGACGTACATCAACAGCGAGTCGATGAGATGCTCTAACTCCTGAATCTGCGTCTCGCGGCTGTCCGGGTCGCGTGCGGCCAGTTCGTCGAGTCCCTCGCGGATCTCGTCGATGTAGCCGTGAGCGTCGGCGTCGTCCGTCCGGTTCTCGACGCGGTCGAGCACCGAACCGAAGTCGATAATCGGCGGGAGTTGCCGCTGTGCACTCATACCCCAACGTAGGGGCGCGCGCGCCAAATAGCTTACAGGAGCCTCGCCTCTCGGTGCCGGAAACCCTTTTTCGCCTCCCCTCACACCACGGACAATGACAATGGAGGACAAGCGGGACGAGCTCCGAGAGCGCAAGGAGGAAGCCCGCAAAGGCGGCGGTCAAGAGCGTATCGACCGCCAACACGAGAAAGGGAAGCTCACCGCGCGCGAGCGCGTCGAGTACTTCCTCGACGACGGCACCTTCCAGGAGTTCGATATGCTCAGAGAGCACCGCTCGACCAACTTCGACATGGACGAGACGAAGATTCCGGGCGACGGTGTCGTCACCGGCTACGGCGACGTGGACGGCCGGAAGGTGTTCGTCTTCGCGCACGACTTCACGGTGTTTGGCGGCTCGCTCGGCGAGGTGTTCGCCCAGAAGGTGTGTAAGGTGATGGACCGCGCCATCGAGACGGGCGCACCCATCGTCGGCCTGAACGACTCCGCCGGCGCGCGGATTCAGGAGGGAATCGACTCGCTCGCCGGCT
This portion of the Halosegnis longus genome encodes:
- a CDS encoding quinone oxidoreductase family protein — translated: MRAARYHEHGGPERLTVEDVERPEPAADELLVRVTAAGINPVDTYFREGSYPVPELPWIPGSDAAGEVVAVGSDVTDFETGQRVYATGLGRTTPGACAEYAAVPTDLAAPLPDGVGDAEAAALALVGTTAWQAFVHHGDITPGDEVLVHGANGGVGHVAVQLARAMGADVTATAKPRYHDEVERLGAATALDYARSDLASALAEVCEPSLVLGTVVDRTIETDAEVLADGGRIVAIGNTEPTVAFPMGPGKGKDIRLQAMSMFNTPDTSAVLSRLAGMVARNDLEPVVAREYALDDIDDAHRDVLTDSVLGKFVVTP
- a CDS encoding ribonucleoside-diphosphate reductase → MSRYSDDTRAHRLDPDSFASGYFRNAVYRHWDPYEDIADELLEQDRERLIESGITEPLFDGLRGTLAAFGAGEEAVTEDLAPLCMRLDDIEKQMFVTTQIYEEAKHTAFFDRYWREVIDPVAEAKGFEVTAPTDERYFRDGYEELFDRTEAAMHTLLEDDSDEALVEAYCHYHLAVESVLAQTGYYGIQAAYSPSGPDLGAEGNLHLEGLVEGISYIRSDEGRHVGFGMHEVQDLVEAGVDPDIVNETLSDLLPLVAEAVGPDPNASGGGQGGLDPNALVEYASEKVARRIEIITDSTAEIPPVEELVHIEGGADAGATGDD
- a CDS encoding glycerophosphodiester phosphodiesterase, whose translation is MRLIAHRGFAATAPENTISAIERASRRADEVTIDVRRCDSGELVAIHDPTVDRVTDGTGAVCRHTLSELQSLTVLGEEQIPTLDAALQAVPPSVGVTLDLHEIGLAHDALRLADRADVHVTVSSGIAHELEGCRGIAPEVPRAYRFDGDAEVGLEFARETDCAYLNPTVETCDGWLVATAHNEGFCVNAWGVGCQDDAAALESWGVDGVVADHPRIMPQARL